One part of the Streptomyces lydicus genome encodes these proteins:
- a CDS encoding TraR/DksA family transcriptional regulator, producing MVAKKTAAEKRTTPADEAVAKQPAPRHDAPKKAAPKKAAAKKTAAGTTTTGKAAAAKTTAGRAAAKKTAKKAPAKKAAVPARKTGAHTVAKKTAAATAGAHGEDAVPTARTAAAPEELAVRPGEDPWTSAEVDEARTALMEETVRLRLEITTAEDAIAGLMRDSGDGAGDDEADTGTKNITREHELALASNAREMLHQTERALSRLDAGTYGLCENCGKPIGKARMQAFPRATLCVECKQQQERR from the coding sequence ATGGTGGCGAAAAAGACCGCCGCGGAGAAGAGGACGACGCCTGCCGACGAGGCCGTCGCGAAGCAGCCTGCGCCGAGGCACGACGCACCGAAGAAGGCCGCTCCGAAGAAGGCCGCCGCCAAGAAGACGGCGGCCGGCACGACCACGACCGGGAAGGCCGCGGCCGCGAAGACCACGGCCGGCAGGGCAGCGGCGAAGAAGACCGCGAAGAAGGCTCCGGCCAAGAAGGCCGCGGTGCCCGCGAGGAAGACGGGAGCCCACACGGTGGCGAAGAAGACGGCGGCCGCGACGGCCGGGGCGCACGGCGAGGACGCGGTGCCGACCGCCCGGACGGCCGCGGCACCGGAGGAGCTGGCGGTCCGGCCCGGCGAGGACCCCTGGACGTCCGCCGAGGTCGACGAGGCACGCACCGCCCTGATGGAGGAGACGGTGCGGCTGCGGCTGGAGATCACCACGGCCGAGGACGCCATCGCGGGCCTGATGCGGGACTCCGGTGACGGCGCCGGTGACGACGAGGCCGACACCGGCACCAAGAACATCACCCGCGAGCACGAGCTGGCGCTCGCCTCCAACGCCCGCGAGATGCTCCACCAGACCGAACGGGCCCTCAGCCGGCTGGACGCGGGCACCTACGGGCTGTGCGAGAACTGCGGCAAACCGATCGGCAAGGCGCGGATGCAGGCATTCCCCCGGGCGACGCTGTGTGTGG